TTTACTGTAGGGGGGCGTTTCCCGGAATACGTCCCCCCAACGAAAAATCAGCCGCGACAAGCCGGTTTCCTCTTCGACTTCCCGTACTGCGGCAGCCAGCGGGGTTTCGTCCGGAGTGATCTCCCCTTTGGGAAAGTCCCAGTAGCGAAAACACCGAAGCAGTAGATACTGCGCCGGCTGGTCGGTTGCGATATGGACGACAACCACACCGGCTGAGCGGCGTCGTATAGGTATAGATGGCATCGGGCGAAGGCTCGCATGAAATCTGACGATCACCATGCCAGTCCCGGCCGGGATGTCAAGCGAGAGCCTATGGCTCAGTCGGTCGCACGCTCGTGCCAGCCCAGTTTCGGCCGCACGTCTACCCAAA
The sequence above is drawn from the Pseudomonadota bacterium genome and encodes:
- a CDS encoding NUDIX domain-containing protein translates to MPSIPIRRRSAGVVVVHIATDQPAQYLLLRCFRYWDFPKGEITPDETPLAAAVREVEEETGLSRLIFRWGDVFRETPPYSKNKVARYYVAESPDKAVVLAVNPELGQPEHHEFRWLPYERARVLLNARVRDILDWAHALVADHQRLP